A genomic stretch from Natronomonas gomsonensis includes:
- a CDS encoding serine hydrolase domain-containing protein — protein sequence MTGPQRSPTNGRTDETTRRSFLTGLGSIGILGGTGITIGRTSAPTDANATQHRDEPFGNSSELEAVVDKVMAGRVGATTPGATVAVVSGDTPVLTKGYGVADIDGDDSVRADETVFRVGSVGKLVTYTAVMQGVERGVLDLDADVNTYLDNSAVTVPDTYDNPVTLRHLGTHTAGFESTLDPDIVADPAAIDPLETVLANNQRQRIRPPGELVGYSNYGAALAGHVVAETHNTTFEEYIHSEIFDPLGMSNSTFAQPITGDLSGDLAAPHVRDDASFTVADDVYINMRPAGSLSATATDMAAFMSAHLGGGAVGDRRVLDTKTAETMHRRHHVRHPAVTNWRYGFHEYGSPDANLIAHSGATVNFTSHLLLAPNHDVGIFVAYNSNPSERPKAVVDELIEAYTLQPAPTTPTPTSKANGQERAEIVAGEYRLSYLPQSGPLQVANLLEHLTVEPAANGRLRTTTLDGDTRKWVETVPYVYEEVGGHDVLAFEVTDGEVAVLNMNSEPTGVYQPVRHHRRQEVTGGVLGTALSGFGVSLAGWGGHSAWQRWTKHGTNNGRDMNDSE from the coding sequence ATGACAGGACCACAACGCTCTCCGACGAACGGCAGGACCGATGAAACGACGAGACGGTCGTTTCTCACCGGCCTCGGTAGTATTGGAATCCTCGGTGGCACCGGGATCACGATCGGTCGAACGAGCGCCCCGACCGACGCCAACGCCACACAGCACCGTGACGAGCCCTTCGGAAATTCGAGCGAACTCGAAGCGGTCGTCGACAAGGTGATGGCCGGACGGGTCGGAGCGACGACTCCCGGCGCAACCGTCGCCGTCGTCTCCGGTGACACTCCCGTCCTCACCAAAGGGTACGGTGTGGCCGATATCGATGGCGACGATTCGGTTCGAGCAGACGAGACGGTGTTCCGGGTCGGGTCGGTTGGGAAGCTCGTGACGTACACCGCCGTCATGCAGGGTGTCGAACGAGGCGTGCTTGACCTCGATGCCGACGTGAACACGTATCTCGATAACTCCGCAGTCACCGTCCCAGACACGTATGACAACCCAGTAACACTCCGACATCTCGGTACACACACCGCCGGATTCGAGTCCACGCTCGATCCCGATATCGTCGCCGATCCGGCTGCCATTGACCCCTTAGAGACCGTTCTCGCCAATAACCAGCGTCAACGTATCCGTCCACCCGGTGAACTCGTTGGCTACTCCAACTACGGTGCAGCACTCGCAGGCCACGTTGTCGCCGAAACGCACAATACAACGTTCGAGGAGTACATCCACTCGGAGATATTCGACCCGCTTGGGATGTCCAACAGCACGTTCGCCCAACCCATCACCGGTGACCTATCTGGTGACCTCGCCGCACCACACGTCCGCGACGATGCGTCGTTCACGGTAGCCGATGACGTGTACATCAACATGCGTCCAGCGGGCTCTCTGAGTGCGACGGCGACGGATATGGCGGCGTTCATGAGCGCACACCTCGGCGGCGGTGCAGTCGGAGATAGACGAGTGCTCGACACGAAGACTGCCGAGACGATGCACAGACGCCACCACGTGCGCCATCCAGCAGTCACCAACTGGCGGTACGGCTTCCACGAGTACGGGAGCCCGGATGCCAACCTCATCGCCCACTCGGGGGCAACGGTTAACTTCACCAGCCACCTGCTGCTCGCCCCGAACCACGACGTTGGAATCTTCGTCGCCTACAACAGCAATCCGAGTGAACGTCCGAAAGCCGTCGTTGACGAACTCATCGAAGCGTATACTCTCCAGCCAGCACCGACCACGCCGACACCGACTTCGAAAGCGAACGGTCAGGAGCGTGCTGAAATCGTCGCAGGCGAGTACAGGCTCTCGTATCTCCCCCAGAGCGGTCCACTCCAAGTCGCCAATCTGCTCGAACACCTGACCGTCGAACCGGCAGCCAACGGTCGCCTCCGCACGACGACTCTCGACGGAGACACCCGAAAGTGGGTCGAGACAGTACCGTACGTATACGAGGAAGTTGGCGGTCACGACGTCCTCGCCTTCGAGGTCACGGATGGTGAGGTGGCCGTGCTGAACATGAACAGCGAACCCACTGGCGTCTACCAGCCTGTTCGGCACCACCGTCGTCAGGAAGTCACGGGTGGTGTCCTCGGGACGGCACTGTCGGGCTTCGGCGTGTCGCTGGCTGGCTGGGGCGGACACAGTGCCTGGCAGCGGTGGACGAAGCATGGCACGAACAACGGACGGGATATGAACGACTCAGAATGA
- a CDS encoding amidohydrolase family protein, whose translation MSPDILIHDATVLTVDENNHLYRNGTVVVDDGRIQAVRRSEPDDADAVAETVIDGSGRLVMPGLVNAHAHLELTALTGAFSELSVGELFVEMTAFCEQLGRGKYEYLVEAGCDLAALNFIRGGITTTNAMEALPSRGADAFGEAGLRGFFGPWISDLFWDIPEDEQFERARSFIEDYHDTYDGRIQATVCPHDDWSCSRDVWERTAELAADYPDLPVHTHLLELDASNTMARANDADDSLALLDEVGLLDDRLVAAHFRVTDEDDIERMAANDASVAHCPSIFCYWEPDGETEWTPVPTLREAGTTVGLGLDDHYWHDSSDLLGEARQARLAANLSFGTNQFHSMELVRMLTIEGARALGVGDELGSIEPGKRADLIMLDLSDPKFAPKTNIPALVANTATTGDVESTIVDGELLMHDNEVRSMNADAVCERVEAAVERFGDELGWEMDVGGSKPPSHLQTARDLPKRGPAHLVARLGLQHVKERL comes from the coding sequence ATGTCGCCAGATATCCTGATTCACGACGCGACGGTGTTGACTGTCGACGAGAACAATCACCTGTATCGAAACGGGACAGTCGTCGTCGACGACGGGAGAATTCAGGCGGTTCGGCGCTCGGAACCGGACGACGCCGATGCAGTCGCCGAAACCGTCATCGACGGAAGCGGTCGGCTCGTCATGCCAGGGTTGGTCAACGCCCACGCCCACCTCGAACTGACAGCGCTCACGGGCGCGTTCAGCGAGCTGAGCGTTGGCGAATTGTTCGTCGAAATGACTGCCTTCTGTGAGCAACTTGGACGTGGCAAATACGAGTATCTCGTCGAGGCAGGCTGTGACCTCGCCGCATTGAATTTCATCCGAGGGGGTATCACGACGACCAACGCGATGGAGGCACTCCCAAGTCGAGGCGCCGATGCATTCGGCGAGGCAGGGTTGAGAGGCTTTTTCGGCCCCTGGATTAGTGATCTGTTTTGGGATATTCCCGAAGACGAACAGTTTGAGCGCGCCCGTTCGTTTATCGAGGATTATCACGACACCTACGACGGACGAATTCAGGCGACCGTTTGTCCCCACGACGACTGGTCGTGCTCTCGGGACGTCTGGGAGCGCACAGCCGAGCTTGCGGCCGACTATCCCGACCTACCGGTCCACACGCACCTACTCGAGTTGGACGCAAGCAACACGATGGCCCGAGCGAACGACGCCGATGACTCGCTTGCGCTTCTAGACGAGGTCGGCCTTCTCGATGACCGCCTCGTGGCCGCACACTTTCGCGTCACCGACGAAGACGACATCGAACGGATGGCAGCAAACGACGCGTCCGTCGCCCACTGTCCATCTATCTTCTGCTACTGGGAGCCAGACGGGGAGACCGAATGGACACCAGTACCGACGCTACGAGAGGCAGGCACAACAGTTGGACTCGGTCTCGATGACCACTACTGGCACGACTCCAGCGACCTGTTGGGAGAGGCCAGACAGGCCCGACTGGCAGCCAACCTCTCCTTTGGGACGAATCAGTTTCACTCGATGGAACTGGTCCGAATGCTCACCATCGAGGGCGCAAGGGCGCTCGGCGTCGGCGACGAACTCGGTAGTATCGAACCCGGTAAACGGGCCGACCTCATCATGCTGGATTTGTCGGACCCCAAGTTCGCACCGAAGACGAACATCCCTGCCTTAGTCGCCAACACTGCGACGACTGGAGATGTCGAATCGACAATCGTCGATGGAGAACTACTCATGCACGACAACGAAGTCCGGTCGATGAACGCCGATGCAGTGTGTGAGCGTGTAGAAGCCGCTGTCGAACGGTTCGGCGACGAACTGGGCTGGGAGATGGATGTCGGAGGGAGTAAGCCACCGAGCCATCTCCAGACTGCCCGTGACCTCCCGAAACGGGGACCAGCACATCTCGTGGCCCGGCTCGGTCTGCAACACGTCAAAGAAAGATTGTGA
- a CDS encoding alpha/beta fold hydrolase, protein MVTTHSTDGTEIAYERHGDGQPLVLLHGGMAPRQYWHPVVPHFEEYAAVIPQRPGFGTCLDDHDETSADEILTREAQYVRGLVEAVDGDPILFGHSYGALTAIQSATDSPVDAVLAYEPAVLPDEFRAEADLADRMAALIEDGERREAVKRYIEQVLHPDGIDDLDEWLADWPVWPDCVELAEEVVRMNRAVERYQLPETLDVTAPVLVMTGTDGPKFLRESARDVHEALPHSRLVEFDGVSHSGPGEAPKRIAAEVDSFLRG, encoded by the coding sequence ATGGTGACGACTCATTCCACCGATGGCACCGAGATAGCTTACGAACGACACGGCGACGGCCAACCACTGGTATTGCTTCACGGCGGCATGGCACCTCGACAGTACTGGCACCCGGTCGTCCCACACTTCGAGGAGTATGCCGCGGTGATTCCTCAACGGCCGGGGTTCGGCACGTGTCTCGATGACCACGACGAGACGAGCGCCGATGAGATATTGACCCGTGAGGCGCAGTACGTTCGGGGGCTCGTCGAGGCCGTCGATGGCGACCCGATTCTGTTCGGTCACTCCTACGGTGCGCTGACGGCTATCCAGTCCGCGACGGATTCGCCGGTCGATGCGGTCCTCGCATACGAACCGGCGGTTCTCCCCGACGAGTTCCGTGCGGAGGCCGACCTCGCCGACAGAATGGCGGCGCTCATAGAGGATGGGGAACGCCGGGAAGCGGTGAAACGCTACATCGAGCAGGTCCTCCATCCCGACGGAATCGATGACCTCGATGAGTGGTTGGCAGATTGGCCGGTCTGGCCCGATTGTGTGGAACTCGCCGAGGAAGTCGTCCGAATGAATCGTGCCGTCGAACGGTATCAGCTTCCGGAGACACTCGACGTCACAGCGCCCGTGCTCGTAATGACGGGGACTGATGGACCGAAATTCCTCCGCGAGAGCGCTCGCGACGTTCATGAGGCACTTCCACACAGTCGTCTCGTCGAATTCGACGGCGTCAGCCACAGCGGTCCCGGAGAAGCTCCGAAACGAATCGCAGCGGAAGTCGATTCGTTCCTCCGTGGATAG
- a CDS encoding helix-turn-helix domain-containing protein: protein MTENHSVTDIFRLLADDTRVDILRAVAVAQYELDEVGSGSTELAFSEIYDYVEVENTSKLSYHLGELTGTYLRKSDDGYSLTHAGERIVRFILSGNYQQPDSFGPKPVEGVCVFCGEEALEAFLSHQFFRIDCSACEKPVTGQPITPAQVKTHDDDALIRSVKRQSAEVAKQLRIGMCPECGAHLSAGIIEVSGNPLPDADSFLVTSACEECLREYNSPLTYSVVHHPASIAFHWDRGVDVSSQGIWEFNEHLYKGDWTSEQIESNPDEYEVVLRHESDAVRLVLDSTATVIRTERVRRENGEFHRS, encoded by the coding sequence ATGACGGAAAACCACTCGGTTACGGACATTTTTCGGCTTCTTGCTGACGACACTCGAGTCGACATCCTTCGCGCTGTCGCAGTTGCCCAGTATGAACTCGATGAAGTTGGGTCAGGATCTACTGAACTCGCGTTTTCTGAAATCTATGACTACGTGGAGGTCGAGAATACGTCGAAGCTGTCGTACCACTTGGGCGAGCTGACAGGGACGTACCTACGGAAAAGCGACGACGGGTACTCGCTTACGCACGCTGGCGAACGCATCGTCCGGTTCATCTTATCCGGAAATTACCAGCAACCGGATTCCTTCGGCCCAAAACCGGTTGAGGGTGTGTGCGTCTTCTGTGGAGAAGAGGCGCTTGAAGCATTTCTCTCACACCAGTTTTTCCGTATCGACTGTTCGGCGTGTGAGAAACCAGTTACGGGGCAGCCGATAACTCCTGCCCAAGTGAAGACCCACGACGATGATGCACTGATTCGGAGCGTCAAACGACAAAGTGCGGAGGTCGCCAAGCAACTTCGAATCGGGATGTGCCCAGAATGTGGGGCTCACCTCTCCGCCGGCATAATCGAAGTGTCAGGGAATCCGTTGCCCGACGCTGACTCGTTTCTCGTGACGAGTGCGTGTGAGGAGTGTCTTCGGGAGTACAACAGCCCACTGACGTACAGTGTCGTCCACCATCCAGCGTCGATAGCGTTCCACTGGGACCGGGGTGTCGATGTGAGTTCACAGGGCATCTGGGAGTTCAACGAACATCTCTACAAGGGGGACTGGACATCCGAGCAAATCGAGTCCAATCCCGACGAATACGAGGTCGTGTTGCGTCACGAGAGTGATGCGGTTCGACTGGTTCTTGATTCAACCGCGACGGTGATACGGACCGAGCGCGTGCGACGCGAAAACGGTGAATTTCACCGTTCTTGA
- a CDS encoding class I SAM-dependent methyltransferase → MQSSNPYEPTNQENRTQNENTERLHPAQKRSKSAEEIADAYASVADKLARWQRLDRLFAGRYRRRQFSDANGRVLDVACGTGQNFRYLSSSSEVVGIDISEAMLAHARTELDRLDLDGTVHQMDAQALDFDDDSFDTVISSFSTCTFPDPIAVLHEMERVCTPDGEILLLEHRHSDAAPLAWLQDWRAESHYEKNGCRLNHDPLKTVEQADLNVETTSTAFFGLISAIEITPR, encoded by the coding sequence GTGCAATCGAGTAATCCCTACGAACCGACAAACCAGGAGAATCGAACACAAAACGAAAATACGGAGCGACTGCATCCGGCACAGAAACGCTCGAAATCGGCCGAGGAAATCGCCGACGCGTACGCAAGCGTGGCCGACAAGCTCGCTCGATGGCAGCGACTCGACCGGTTGTTCGCCGGTCGGTATCGTCGTCGGCAGTTCAGCGACGCGAATGGGCGAGTGCTCGATGTAGCCTGTGGCACTGGGCAGAACTTTCGCTATCTCTCGTCGTCGAGCGAGGTCGTTGGCATCGACATCAGTGAGGCAATGCTCGCCCACGCTCGTACTGAACTCGATCGGCTCGATTTGGACGGCACTGTCCACCAGATGGATGCCCAAGCACTCGATTTCGACGACGACAGCTTCGACACTGTCATCTCGTCGTTTTCTACGTGCACGTTCCCTGATCCGATTGCCGTACTTCACGAGATGGAGCGGGTCTGTACACCTGACGGCGAAATTTTGCTACTCGAACACCGCCACAGCGACGCCGCACCGCTTGCCTGGCTCCAAGACTGGCGTGCCGAGTCACACTACGAGAAGAACGGCTGCCGACTGAATCACGACCCATTGAAAACTGTTGAGCAGGCCGACCTCAACGTCGAGACCACCTCGACCGCGTTTTTCGGTCTCATCAGCGCCATCGAGATTACTCCGAGGTGA
- a CDS encoding ABC transporter permease: protein MSGATDESGIESDSATRASGNSSLTDARISFKRWLVKTSRNPYVTFTSLVQPIIFFVLMAEVLGAIAGGAISQSVSSDVSYVTYLTPAIIIQSALAAAAVSGIGLVDDMETGMFDKTLISPMHRSAMFVGKMLSEVVRITVQTGIILALGYLLLSVKSGASVDHYLQTGLFGVVGIFVVAIVFGGVFMAYSNIVALVTRDREATVMIANLLTFPLLFISSAFLPLEVLPDWIQAVAVLNPITYGVDGIRALMLGQNVMSVFEITSFTGFWNTVIPAIGVLLAFNIVLGGIAVGLLKRASKADVQ from the coding sequence ATGAGCGGCGCTACCGACGAGTCGGGTATCGAGAGCGATTCAGCAACGCGAGCATCGGGGAACAGTTCCCTAACGGACGCACGAATCAGTTTCAAGCGATGGCTCGTCAAGACCTCGCGCAACCCCTACGTGACGTTCACCTCCCTAGTCCAGCCGATTATCTTCTTCGTCCTCATGGCCGAAGTCCTCGGCGCCATCGCGGGAGGCGCCATCTCCCAATCCGTCAGTAGTGACGTTTCCTACGTGACGTATCTCACCCCCGCGATTATCATTCAATCAGCACTGGCCGCCGCTGCCGTCTCCGGTATCGGTTTGGTCGACGATATGGAGACGGGGATGTTCGACAAGACGCTCATCTCCCCGATGCATCGGAGCGCGATGTTCGTCGGTAAAATGCTGTCCGAGGTGGTTCGGATTACCGTCCAGACGGGCATCATCCTCGCGCTCGGCTACCTGCTGTTGAGTGTAAAGTCTGGGGCGTCCGTCGACCACTACCTCCAGACAGGGCTGTTCGGCGTCGTGGGTATCTTCGTTGTCGCAATCGTCTTCGGTGGCGTGTTCATGGCGTACTCGAACATCGTCGCGCTCGTCACCCGCGACCGAGAAGCCACGGTGATGATTGCGAATCTGCTGACGTTCCCGCTACTGTTTATCTCCAGTGCGTTTCTGCCGCTCGAGGTCCTCCCAGACTGGATTCAAGCGGTCGCAGTCCTCAACCCCATCACCTACGGCGTCGACGGCATCCGAGCGCTCATGCTCGGACAGAACGTGATGTCGGTCTTCGAGATAACTTCGTTCACTGGATTCTGGAACACGGTCATTCCCGCGATTGGCGTTCTACTGGCGTTCAACATCGTCCTGGGTGGCATTGCTGTCGGTCTGCTCAAACGAGCCTCCAAGGCTGACGTTCAGTAA
- a CDS encoding helix-turn-helix domain-containing protein encodes MGLVAEFDIDCEALPLTDVATDVPEATVILEMQFNHGARPLFLVTVQDGPQSDIEDALTEAYDVGEWTLVGRASETRRYQVIPALSLEEQLGEELDDLAGLEALATADAIIERIDVVPDGWRQTGWFADRDAFSKFSSFWQQNAHFRLHRLTQDGESEPAGDGLTDRQHEALRIAYERGYFDIPRQAALEDVAMELDISPSSASERLRRAQTQLIEETVATTWPPLPD; translated from the coding sequence ATGGGACTCGTCGCGGAGTTCGATATCGACTGTGAGGCGTTACCGCTCACGGATGTGGCGACTGATGTTCCCGAAGCGACAGTGATTCTCGAGATGCAGTTCAATCACGGCGCCCGTCCGTTGTTTCTCGTCACCGTACAAGACGGTCCGCAGTCGGACATCGAAGACGCATTGACCGAGGCATACGACGTGGGGGAGTGGACACTCGTCGGCCGGGCCAGCGAAACTCGACGATACCAGGTTATCCCGGCGCTCAGTCTGGAGGAGCAACTCGGGGAGGAACTCGACGACCTCGCAGGACTCGAAGCCCTCGCCACGGCCGACGCGATTATCGAGCGAATCGATGTGGTGCCAGACGGATGGCGACAAACCGGCTGGTTCGCCGACCGGGATGCGTTCAGCAAGTTCTCCTCGTTTTGGCAGCAGAACGCTCACTTCCGGTTGCACCGCCTCACCCAAGATGGGGAGTCTGAACCAGCAGGGGATGGACTGACCGACCGTCAACACGAGGCGCTTCGAATCGCCTACGAACGGGGGTATTTCGATATTCCGAGGCAGGCCGCCCTCGAAGACGTTGCCATGGAATTGGATATCTCACCGTCCTCGGCCTCCGAACGACTGCGCCGGGCACAAACCCAACTCATCGAGGAAACCGTGGCAACGACCTGGCCACCACTCCCCGACTGA
- a CDS encoding alpha/beta fold hydrolase, which yields MQAVTSADGTSIAFEQHGEGPPLVLLHGGSSPQYWKPLVPHFAEDYTVTIPHRRGVGESGDSEEYHLGRGVEDVRAVIDAVEGTPVLFGHSFGGLLAIETARTASVTKVIAYEPAVLIGEYREQADLAAQMQERIDEGDRREAMKFYISEVMHGGQIDDLDGWLAEWPPWPDIVALTENIARINRAIEQYQLPDSLDIDAPVLLLTGTEGPPHLRDGIRAVDAALSDSQLVEFEGVGHGGPTEAPDRITATVRDFIDEKETPVAEHGI from the coding sequence ATGCAGGCAGTGACTTCAGCAGATGGAACCAGTATCGCATTCGAACAACACGGAGAGGGACCACCGCTCGTTCTCCTTCACGGAGGGTCATCTCCTCAGTATTGGAAGCCGTTAGTTCCTCACTTCGCCGAAGACTACACGGTCACGATTCCGCATCGACGTGGGGTTGGAGAAAGCGGCGACTCCGAGGAGTATCACCTCGGCCGCGGCGTCGAGGACGTTCGTGCCGTCATTGACGCAGTCGAGGGAACGCCAGTTCTGTTCGGGCATTCCTTCGGCGGTTTGTTGGCAATCGAGACTGCACGAACGGCGTCAGTAACGAAGGTCATCGCATACGAGCCTGCAGTCCTCATCGGCGAATATCGAGAGCAGGCCGACCTCGCCGCACAGATGCAAGAACGAATCGATGAGGGCGACCGACGCGAGGCGATGAAGTTCTACATCAGCGAGGTGATGCACGGTGGCCAAATCGACGATTTGGATGGCTGGCTCGCCGAGTGGCCGCCGTGGCCGGATATCGTCGCGCTAACCGAGAACATCGCACGAATCAACCGTGCTATCGAACAGTACCAGCTCCCGGACTCACTCGACATCGACGCGCCCGTGCTTTTGCTGACTGGCACCGAGGGACCACCCCACCTCCGAGACGGTATCCGTGCGGTGGATGCGGCCCTCTCGGACAGCCAACTCGTCGAGTTCGAGGGCGTCGGCCACGGCGGTCCAACAGAAGCACCGGACCGCATCACGGCGACGGTCCGTGATTTCATCGACGAGAAGGAAACGCCAGTCGCGGAGCACGGTATCTAA
- a CDS encoding ABC transporter ATP-binding protein, with amino-acid sequence MTYDDGTEAVQGVSLDVDEGEFFGFLGPNGAGKTTTIKTLVTLLAPTQGSVRINGYDTKTDPQAVRESIGYMAQETSIDFELTPRENLRVACQMYGVPSDEREERIESLLELVDLRDVADKRAETFSGGMQKRLDTATVLVHRPPVVFLDEPTTGLDPEARLRVWNYFEEINDRGTTVFLTTQYLEEANELCDRLAILQDGQITHTGTPDELKSAIATDTLTLSLKDPSDQKRRRAVHVVRQLDALEAATVEQTAEGLIIEADNVRSAVGDLFTELAAADITIADFDVQSPTLDDVFLTLAGSRGGENGIATETVTVQEVTR; translated from the coding sequence GTGACGTACGACGATGGAACCGAAGCCGTCCAAGGCGTCTCCCTCGACGTCGACGAAGGCGAGTTCTTCGGATTCCTCGGCCCAAACGGGGCTGGCAAGACGACCACTATCAAAACCCTCGTGACGCTTCTGGCCCCGACACAGGGGTCGGTGCGAATCAACGGCTACGATACGAAAACCGACCCACAGGCTGTGCGCGAATCCATCGGCTACATGGCCCAAGAGACGAGTATCGACTTCGAACTGACACCGCGTGAGAATTTGCGCGTCGCGTGTCAGATGTACGGCGTTCCGAGCGACGAACGAGAAGAGCGTATCGAAAGCCTCCTCGAACTCGTCGATTTGCGAGACGTCGCCGACAAGCGAGCAGAGACGTTCTCGGGCGGGATGCAGAAGCGACTCGATACTGCGACCGTGCTCGTCCATCGTCCCCCGGTGGTCTTCCTCGACGAACCGACGACCGGTCTCGACCCCGAGGCACGACTCCGAGTCTGGAATTACTTCGAGGAAATCAACGACCGAGGAACGACGGTGTTTCTCACGACGCAGTATCTCGAAGAAGCGAACGAACTGTGTGACCGACTCGCCATCCTCCAAGACGGCCAAATCACGCACACAGGGACACCTGACGAACTCAAATCAGCTATCGCGACGGATACCCTCACACTGTCACTGAAAGACCCGTCGGACCAGAAACGCCGCCGAGCTGTGCATGTCGTCCGTCAACTCGACGCCCTCGAGGCGGCAACCGTCGAACAGACCGCCGAGGGCTTGATTATCGAAGCCGACAACGTGCGCTCTGCCGTGGGCGACCTGTTCACCGAATTGGCCGCGGCGGATATCACAATCGCCGATTTCGACGTTCAATCACCGACGCTTGACGATGTCTTCCTCACGCTGGCTGGGTCTAGGGGTGGAGAAAACGGCATCGCCACAGAAACGGTGACCGTTCAGGAGGTGACTCGATGA
- a CDS encoding DUF2891 domain-containing protein, producing MNALQNNDVPTILSGHGNWITPELWTALSEYPLDSVGTEYPHFARVVESADDSIQPSEDHPVFYGCFDWHSAVHNHWCLVRQLRLFDDHPEESAIVSTLEERFTAEKIEQEAAYLADNESFEKPYGWAWLLRLVSELSLWDADRAEKWREMFGPLEQRVVELFEREFLTQDRPFRVGTHDNSAFALSFALDYARVVDDDALETAVVETSRRFFLDDKAYPVEYEPLGWDFLSPALTEADLMRRVLERAEFQQWFDGFVPAITDSPYDSILEPVDVKTDSDDGLELHFVGLNLSKAWSMAGIASALGDHTVAEPLEESARHHVEHSLELAFTEDYAGAHWLTSFVLYLLTRNEGGIAPEQ from the coding sequence ATGAACGCCCTTCAGAACAACGACGTGCCTACGATTCTGTCAGGGCACGGCAACTGGATTACGCCCGAGTTGTGGACCGCCCTGTCCGAGTACCCACTCGACTCAGTCGGCACGGAGTATCCGCACTTTGCACGAGTGGTCGAAAGCGCCGACGACTCGATTCAGCCAAGCGAGGACCACCCCGTCTTCTACGGGTGTTTTGACTGGCACTCCGCGGTACACAATCACTGGTGTCTCGTTCGACAACTCCGTCTCTTTGATGACCATCCTGAAGAGTCAGCCATTGTCTCGACGCTCGAAGAGCGGTTTACAGCCGAGAAAATCGAGCAAGAGGCAGCGTATCTGGCTGACAACGAGTCCTTCGAGAAACCGTACGGCTGGGCGTGGCTCCTGCGCCTCGTTTCGGAGCTATCCCTTTGGGACGCTGACCGTGCCGAAAAGTGGCGAGAGATGTTTGGCCCCCTCGAACAACGTGTCGTCGAGCTTTTCGAACGTGAATTTCTCACCCAAGACCGTCCGTTTCGAGTCGGCACACACGACAATTCCGCGTTCGCGCTCTCGTTTGCCCTCGACTACGCCCGAGTCGTCGACGACGACGCACTCGAAACAGCCGTCGTAGAGACCTCTCGTCGGTTTTTTCTCGATGACAAAGCGTATCCTGTCGAATACGAGCCACTCGGATGGGACTTCCTCTCACCAGCACTCACGGAAGCGGACTTGATGCGGCGAGTACTCGAACGAGCGGAGTTCCAACAGTGGTTCGATGGCTTCGTACCCGCGATTACCGACTCTCCCTACGACTCCATCCTCGAACCAGTCGATGTCAAAACAGACAGCGATGACGGCCTCGAACTGCATTTCGTCGGTCTCAATCTCTCAAAGGCGTGGTCGATGGCTGGCATCGCCAGCGCACTCGGCGACCATACTGTCGCCGAACCGCTCGAAGAAAGTGCACGGCATCACGTCGAACACAGTCTAGAGTTGGCGTTCACCGAGGATTACGCGGGCGCACACTGGCTCACCTCGTTCGTACTGTACCTGCTGACCAGAAACGAAGGGGGAATCGCACCCGAACAGTAG